The genomic stretch TTACTTTCTCACCCTTTTCTACCTTGCTGCCCTCATTCTGAACCGTCCAGTATATACCATCGACCTTTATCCTGCCCTGTTCATCGATATCTTCTTCTGCTGTAATTTCTCTGCCAATATACTCTTCTTCCATCCTTGGGGTTTTGGGTATAGACTTTTTTATTTTCTTCCTGAACCACATATACTCCACCATTATAGCAAGTACACTTGCAACTCCAAATACAAATATCTGGTCAGGCATACTTCCTCCAAGCGTTTGCGTTATTATCGCAAATATGCCACCTATTGTAAATCCCGCGATAAAGAAGCTGCTTGTTATTATGTCAATCACTAAAGCAGCTATAGATATTATAACCCACAATAAAATCGGATCCATAAACAGCCCTTCCCCATATGAAAAATATGATACAATATATATCTATTCCTGAGAATACTATACTATACAAAATAAATATTATCAATTGGAATTTTAGTACAAGCTTGGATTTTTTGAACTGGAAATTTATAGTATAAGCTTTCCTACCTTATATATTTCGACTCGTAATAATAATCTCATGTTATCTATGCCTGATTTCAAATTACAAACCGAAATTGGCAGCAATTATTATGGTATGTCAACATATCTAACCATTACTACTGATTGGCCGTTTCCCATGCAATTCAAAGAGATCAGCAGATCAATTTTTTTAAATGCTTTTACAGTAAAATCTTTAGCTTGACTGTAATAAATATTGGTATAATATAACTATACAAGGAGGTTTATATCATGAATTTTATGGATAACTTTTCGTTAAAAGGCAAAGTTGCATTGGTAACCGGCGCTTCCTATGGTATCGGTTTTGCTATTGCTAAGGGATTTGCGGCCGCCGGGGCTATTATCGTATTTAACGATATCAATCAGGAACTAGTGGGCAGGGGCATCCTATCTTATAAAAAAGAAGGAATCGACGTCCATGGTTATGTATGCGATGTTACTGATGAAGCAGCAGTTAATTCCCTTATAGCTACAATTGAAAAAGATGTCGGTACTATAGATATTCTTGTAAATAATGCCGGTATAATTAAGCGCATCCCCATGCTGGAAATGAGCGCAAGGGATTTCCGTCAGGTAGTCGATGTTGATCTGAACGCTCCTTTTATTGTAAGCAAAGCGGTTATTCCCGGCATGATCAAGAAAGGCCACGGTAAAATTATCAATATCTGCAGCATGATGAGCGAATTGGGGCGTGAAACTGTATCCGCTTATGCAGCCGCTAAGGGAGGATTGAAAATGTTGACTCGCAATATTGCATCTGAATATGGCCGGTATAATATCCAGTGCAACGCTATAGGACCGGGCTATATCGAGACCCCGCAAACTGCGCCATTGCGTACCCCCGGGCATCCATTCAATAAGTTTATATTGAGCAAGACTCCCGCCAATCGCTGGGGGAAAACCGAAGATCTTATGGGACCTGCAGTATTCCTCGCATCTGATGCCTCCAACTTTGTA from Clostridiales bacterium encodes the following:
- a CDS encoding NfeD family protein, which encodes MDPILLWVIISIAALVIDIITSSFFIAGFTIGGIFAIITQTLGGSMPDQIFVFGVASVLAIMVEYMWFRKKIKKSIPKTPRMEEEYIGREITAEEDIDEQGRIKVDGIYWTVQNEGSKVEKGEKVKIVGIRGNKLLIKK
- a CDS encoding gluconate 5-dehydrogenase — encoded protein: MNFMDNFSLKGKVALVTGASYGIGFAIAKGFAAAGAIIVFNDINQELVGRGILSYKKEGIDVHGYVCDVTDEAAVNSLIATIEKDVGTIDILVNNAGIIKRIPMLEMSARDFRQVVDVDLNAPFIVSKAVIPGMIKKGHGKIINICSMMSELGRETVSAYAAAKGGLKMLTRNIASEYGRYNIQCNAIGPGYIETPQTAPLRTPGHPFNKFILSKTPANRWGKTEDLMGPAVFLASDASNFVNGHILYVDGGILSYIGKQPE